The following coding sequences are from one Caminibacter pacificus window:
- a CDS encoding SulP family inorganic anion transporter yields MFSKILQNYNAKNTKNDILAGIVVSVALIPEVIAFSFVAGVSPIVGLYTAFILGLIAAAFGGKPGMISGAAGSVAVVVVALVQKYGVEYLYLAAILAGIIQLLIGILGFAKFIRLVPMPVVYGFVNGLAIVIAYSQFQFFKGESYIIYILVALTMAIMYFLPKFTKAIPAGLGAIIVITAIVWGFHLHTKTIGDLAHIKGAFPTFHLPDVPLNLETLKIILPYSIVMALVGLIESLLTLEVLEEMSGERGNGNKEAKALGAGNALSGMFGGMAGCAMIGQTIINHTSGGRGRLSGITAAVLIILFVVFFSKYIEKIPLAVLIGIMFMVSIATFEWASLDKLKRIPKEDAFVLIVTTLITIFTDLAVAVISGVIISALVFAWKHAKVYFKTKMEGDKKIYEFEGPLFFGSTRSFLESFDVKNDPKEVVMDFKNVRVMDASGVEAIDKITKRYLEAGKKLTIRHLSNECKKLLEVAGPYCTYEEDDPNYKVAIDPEKLK; encoded by the coding sequence TTGTTTTCAAAAATTTTACAAAATTATAACGCAAAAAACACTAAAAACGACATTTTAGCGGGTATTGTGGTATCCGTCGCATTAATTCCGGAAGTTATCGCTTTTAGTTTCGTAGCGGGTGTTTCTCCGATTGTCGGGCTTTATACCGCTTTTATTTTAGGACTTATTGCGGCAGCATTCGGTGGAAAACCGGGAATGATAAGCGGGGCTGCGGGAAGCGTAGCGGTCGTGGTAGTTGCACTCGTTCAAAAATACGGAGTGGAATATCTCTATCTTGCGGCGATACTTGCCGGAATTATTCAACTATTAATCGGTATTTTAGGGTTTGCAAAATTTATACGTCTCGTACCGATGCCCGTAGTTTACGGATTTGTAAACGGACTTGCTATCGTTATTGCCTATTCTCAGTTTCAGTTTTTTAAAGGCGAAAGTTATATTATTTATATTTTAGTAGCACTAACAATGGCGATAATGTACTTTTTACCGAAATTTACAAAAGCCATTCCGGCAGGACTAGGAGCTATTATCGTAATAACCGCAATAGTTTGGGGATTCCACCTACACACCAAAACAATCGGCGATTTGGCTCATATAAAAGGTGCTTTTCCTACTTTTCATTTGCCGGACGTTCCTTTAAATCTTGAAACGTTAAAAATTATACTTCCGTATTCTATCGTTATGGCTCTTGTAGGGCTTATCGAATCGCTCTTGACATTGGAAGTTTTGGAAGAGATGAGCGGTGAGAGAGGAAACGGAAACAAAGAAGCAAAAGCTTTAGGTGCCGGAAACGCACTAAGCGGAATGTTCGGAGGAATGGCGGGATGTGCTATGATAGGACAGACGATAATCAACCACACTTCCGGAGGACGCGGAAGACTTAGCGGAATAACGGCTGCCGTTTTAATTATTTTGTTTGTCGTTTTCTTTTCAAAATATATCGAAAAAATACCTCTTGCCGTGCTAATCGGGATTATGTTTATGGTGAGTATAGCTACTTTTGAGTGGGCAAGCCTTGATAAATTAAAAAGAATCCCCAAAGAAGACGCATTTGTCCTAATAGTAACCACTTTAATTACGATTTTTACCGACCTTGCGGTTGCGGTAATCAGCGGCGTAATAATCTCAGCACTTGTTTTTGCATGGAAACACGCAAAAGTATATTTTAAAACGAAAATGGAAGGCGATAAAAAAATCTACGAATTCGAAGGACCTCTGTTTTTCGGAAGCACGAGAAGTTTTCTTGAGAGTTTTGATGTTAAAAACGACCCGAAAGAAGTTGTAATGGACTTTAAAAACGTAAGAGTAATGGACGCAAGCGGGGTTGAGGCGATAGATAAAATAACAAAAAGATATCTTGAAGCAGGTAAAAAATTAACAATCAGACATCTAAGTAACGAATGTAAAAAACTGCTTGAAGTGGCAGGTCCTTATTGTACCTATGAAGAAGACGACCCGAACTACAAAGTTGCTATCGACCCTGAAAAACTTAAATAA
- a CDS encoding FAD-dependent oxidoreductase, whose translation MKVDVLIVGAGGAGLYAALSAAKENKALNTAVLTKVYPTRSHTGAAQGGINAALANVDPSDSEELHTFDTIKGSDYLADQEAVKYMCYEAPRIIRRMEHMGVPFSRLNNGKIAQRPFGGASKDRTCYSADKMGHVMLHTLYEQCIKEGVNFLNEWFMLNIVHDGRRAIGVTAINIATGKIELIRAKSIILATGGHSRIYWGYTSNALGCTGDGTAAALRAGLPLKDMEFLQFHPTGLRKSAILVSEAARGEGGHLLNNKGERFMSKYAPEKMELGPRDLVSRSIMTEIREGRGFKDEEGREYVHLDLTHLGAEKIKERLPQIRELAIDFEGIDPIKEPIPIKPTAHYAMGGIHTNVKCETPIEGIYAAGEAQCVSVHGANRLGGNSLLDIVVFGNVAGKEAVRYAEATNFASGGEAQLQDDVKFITELMNKESKETLGDLRDELGEIMFKHFGVFKNEKEMQEGYEKLKNLIERAHKNLGVEDKSKVFNLDLQATLEFFNLLEIADVLAYASLQRKESRGSFYRDDYPKRDDENFLYHSMITKNSDGSFNYEKGEVDLSLYEPAERKY comes from the coding sequence ATGAAAGTTGATGTATTAATCGTAGGTGCCGGCGGTGCCGGATTATATGCGGCGTTAAGCGCGGCAAAAGAAAACAAAGCATTGAATACGGCTGTATTGACGAAAGTTTATCCGACTCGTTCGCACACTGGTGCGGCGCAAGGTGGTATTAACGCCGCTCTTGCAAACGTAGACCCGAGTGACAGCGAAGAGTTACATACGTTCGATACGATTAAGGGAAGCGATTATTTAGCGGACCAAGAAGCTGTAAAATATATGTGTTACGAAGCTCCGAGAATTATCAGAAGAATGGAGCATATGGGAGTACCTTTCTCAAGACTTAACAACGGAAAAATCGCACAAAGACCTTTTGGTGGGGCAAGTAAAGACAGAACTTGTTATAGTGCCGATAAAATGGGGCACGTAATGCTTCATACTTTATACGAACAATGTATAAAAGAAGGCGTAAATTTTCTAAACGAATGGTTTATGTTAAATATCGTTCATGACGGAAGAAGAGCTATCGGAGTTACTGCGATTAATATTGCTACCGGTAAAATTGAACTTATTAGAGCAAAATCAATTATTTTAGCAACGGGCGGTCATAGTAGAATTTATTGGGGATATACTTCAAACGCTCTTGGATGTACAGGAGACGGAACAGCTGCGGCACTTAGAGCCGGACTTCCGCTTAAAGATATGGAATTTTTACAATTCCACCCGACAGGACTTAGAAAATCGGCAATTTTAGTATCGGAAGCGGCAAGAGGTGAGGGCGGACATCTTTTGAATAATAAGGGTGAGAGATTTATGAGTAAATACGCCCCTGAAAAAATGGAATTAGGGCCAAGAGATTTGGTGAGTAGAAGTATTATGACCGAAATTAGAGAAGGTAGAGGGTTTAAAGACGAAGAAGGAAGAGAATACGTTCATCTTGATTTGACTCATTTAGGAGCTGAAAAAATTAAAGAAAGACTACCTCAAATTAGAGAACTTGCAATAGATTTTGAAGGTATCGATCCTATAAAAGAGCCGATTCCAATTAAGCCAACTGCTCACTATGCTATGGGTGGTATTCATACAAACGTAAAATGCGAAACTCCTATAGAAGGTATTTATGCTGCGGGTGAGGCGCAATGTGTCAGTGTTCACGGAGCTAACAGACTTGGAGGAAACTCACTTCTTGATATCGTAGTTTTCGGAAACGTAGCAGGAAAAGAGGCCGTAAGATACGCAGAAGCTACAAACTTCGCATCAGGAGGAGAAGCGCAGCTTCAAGACGACGTTAAATTTATTACGGAACTAATGAACAAAGAATCTAAAGAAACTCTCGGTGATTTAAGAGACGAACTCGGTGAGATTATGTTTAAACATTTCGGTGTATTTAAAAATGAAAAAGAGATGCAAGAAGGGTATGAAAAACTTAAAAACTTAATCGAAAGAGCTCATAAAAACCTCGGAGTTGAAGATAAATCAAAAGTATTTAACCTTGACTTGCAAGCAACTCTTGAATTTTTCAACTTGCTTGAAATTGCCGACGTACTTGCTTATGCGTCATTACAAAGAAAAGAATCAAGAGGTAGTTTTTACAGAGACGATTATCCGAAAAGAGACGATGAGAACTTCTTGTATCACTCAATGATTACTAAAAACAGCGATGGTAGTTTCAATTATGAAAAAGGTGAAGTTGATTTAAGCTTGTATGAGCCGGCAGAAAGAAAATATTAG
- a CDS encoding aspartate aminotransferase family protein — protein sequence MQYLLNTYARFDVEFVRGESATLWDKDNNEYIDFTSGIGVVSVGHGNVRLSNAICEQARNIIHISNLYRIPPQEKLAEILVKKSGLENGGVFFCNSGAEANETALKIARKYGEINGEIKRYKVITLENSFHGRTISTLKATGQPKFHQYFGPFPDGFTYAKNIEDIYNKIDDKTIAVMIELIQGEGGVNPFDIREIQKLSAELKKRDILLIVDEVQTGIYRTGEFLASNLYKINPDIVTLAKGLGGGVPIGAVITTLSDVLKPGDHGSTFGGNYLSTRAGLEVIKILDEYYESGMLKETTEYFENRLLEIVKEFPDKFESVSGFGLMRALRAHSVEVRDEVVKKAFENRVLVLKAGEKSVRFLPPLTITKEEIDEGFDRLKESIK from the coding sequence ATGCAATACCTATTAAACACATACGCAAGATTCGACGTTGAGTTCGTAAGAGGAGAGAGTGCGACATTGTGGGATAAAGACAATAACGAATATATAGATTTCACAAGCGGTATCGGAGTTGTAAGCGTTGGACACGGAAACGTTAGACTCTCAAACGCAATTTGCGAACAGGCAAGAAATATTATTCATATTTCGAATTTATATAGAATTCCGCCTCAAGAAAAATTGGCTGAAATTTTGGTAAAAAAAAGCGGACTTGAAAACGGGGGCGTTTTCTTTTGTAACAGCGGTGCGGAAGCAAACGAAACGGCTCTTAAAATCGCAAGAAAATACGGAGAAATAAACGGGGAGATTAAAAGATATAAAGTCATAACTCTTGAAAACTCTTTTCACGGAAGGACCATTTCGACTCTAAAAGCTACAGGACAGCCTAAATTTCATCAATATTTCGGACCTTTTCCCGACGGATTTACGTATGCGAAAAATATAGAAGATATCTATAATAAAATCGATGATAAAACGATAGCCGTTATGATCGAACTTATTCAAGGAGAGGGAGGGGTTAATCCTTTTGATATCCGAGAGATTCAAAAATTAAGTGCAGAGCTTAAAAAAAGAGATATTTTACTTATCGTAGATGAAGTACAAACGGGAATATATAGAACGGGGGAATTTTTAGCGAGTAATTTATATAAAATTAATCCTGATATAGTAACATTAGCAAAAGGTCTTGGAGGAGGCGTACCTATCGGTGCGGTGATTACAACGCTTAGTGACGTACTAAAGCCTGGTGACCACGGAAGTACTTTTGGTGGGAACTATCTCTCCACAAGAGCCGGGCTTGAGGTAATTAAGATTTTGGATGAATATTATGAAAGCGGTATGTTAAAAGAGACTACGGAATATTTTGAAAACAGACTGCTTGAGATTGTAAAAGAGTTTCCTGATAAGTTCGAAAGTGTAAGCGGATTCGGGCTTATGAGAGCGCTTAGAGCTCATAGTGTGGAAGTTAGAGACGAAGTTGTGAAAAAAGCGTTTGAAAACAGAGTTTTAGTACTCAAAGCCGGTGAAAAATCGGTAAGATTTTTACCTCCTTTAACAATTACGAAAGAAGAGATTGACGAAGGTTTTGACAGATTAAAAGAATCGATTAAATAA
- a CDS encoding TolC family protein, which yields MKKTAFLIPVFLFANQNILSDLKLKLLNLDEQRSIYSAKETQKSWINPIILQYSISQNNSLHITKQNIQTFSVSINQPIFKTGAIYYSIKYAKNLKNYNLKQIELQKRALIKQAYELVYDYKINKLNEEIALLNIQNAKIDVKKKKEDFLNGTGDSTFLNQAIINLNNIKLGYEDLKFNEKQLKFSFKNLSDLDIEKVKLPYFKIISKNDFINNNLQLISSKINDKIKYDLYKMQLGNQLLTIAFNASYNYQNTDYTDNTPQYRDDTNNYYNVGLSVTLPIDVTSTDKVKQTKLSYIKSRYETLDTKRNLLNTYAMIISQIKTLQKKKEIYKENEKAYANLIESTKESIKAGNATVLDLKILENSYKVMQINQKIIDLQIQKLLLNLYYQVTSKF from the coding sequence ATGAAAAAAACAGCTTTTTTAATTCCCGTTTTTCTTTTTGCCAATCAAAATATCCTTTCGGATTTGAAGCTAAAACTTTTAAATTTAGACGAACAAAGGTCTATTTATTCGGCAAAAGAGACTCAAAAGAGTTGGATTAATCCTATAATTCTTCAATATTCGATATCTCAAAACAACTCTTTACATATCACAAAACAAAATATTCAAACTTTTTCCGTTTCGATAAACCAGCCGATTTTTAAAACGGGGGCAATTTATTATTCGATTAAATATGCAAAAAATCTAAAAAACTATAATCTAAAACAGATAGAACTTCAAAAAAGAGCTTTAATCAAACAAGCATACGAACTTGTGTATGATTATAAAATCAATAAATTAAATGAAGAAATTGCACTGCTAAATATTCAAAATGCAAAAATAGATGTCAAAAAGAAAAAAGAGGACTTTTTAAACGGCACGGGCGATTCTACGTTTTTAAACCAGGCGATTATAAACTTAAACAATATAAAATTAGGCTACGAAGATTTAAAATTTAATGAAAAACAACTAAAATTTTCTTTTAAAAATCTTTCGGATTTGGATATTGAAAAGGTAAAACTTCCGTATTTTAAAATTATTTCGAAAAATGACTTTATTAATAACAATTTACAACTTATAAGTTCGAAAATAAACGATAAAATCAAATACGACCTTTACAAAATGCAGCTTGGAAATCAACTGTTGACTATAGCATTTAATGCGAGCTATAATTATCAAAATACCGATTATACTGACAACACTCCTCAATATAGGGATGATACAAATAATTATTATAATGTAGGTTTAAGCGTTACATTGCCGATTGATGTGACGTCTACGGATAAAGTCAAACAAACAAAACTTAGTTATATTAAGTCACGATACGAAACACTCGATACTAAACGAAATCTTTTAAATACTTATGCAATGATAATTTCTCAAATTAAAACCTTACAAAAGAAAAAGGAGATTTATAAAGAGAACGAAAAAGCGTATGCAAATCTTATAGAATCTACAAAAGAATCAATAAAAGCCGGAAATGCGACAGTTTTAGATCTTAAGATTTTAGAAAACTCATATAAAGTTATGCAAATTAATCAAAAAATTATTGACCTTCAAATTCAAAAACTTCTATTGAATCTTTACTATCAGGTAACCTCTAAATTTTAA
- a CDS encoding prepilin-type N-terminal cleavage/methylation domain-containing protein translates to MGRKGFTLIEIIFVIVIIGILAAVAIPRFFLVGQHAHESNLISFVRTLNRTVGEELWAKSIAEGKNGSIKSFTSIKTYTDIPREVNGTDVSMANCGTNTYQKIAEANISVAGKAYDILCKDGNATSAPYFRLIRKEDNKILVSRD, encoded by the coding sequence ATGGGGAGAAAGGGATTTACTTTAATTGAAATAATATTTGTTATTGTAATTATAGGTATTTTAGCTGCAGTTGCTATTCCAAGATTTTTTTTAGTAGGACAACATGCTCATGAGTCAAATTTAATTTCTTTTGTTAGAACTTTAAATAGGACTGTCGGAGAAGAACTTTGGGCTAAAAGTATTGCAGAAGGTAAAAACGGAAGTATTAAAAGTTTTACTTCTATAAAAACGTATACCGATATACCTAGAGAAGTAAACGGAACTGATGTTAGCATGGCAAATTGCGGAACGAATACATATCAAAAAATTGCTGAAGCCAATATTAGTGTCGCAGGAAAAGCTTATGATATTTTGTGTAAAGACGGAAACGCAACTTCGGCACCATATTTTAGATTGATAAGAAAGGAGGATAATAAAATATTAGTGAGTAGAGATTAA
- a CDS encoding type II secretion system protein codes for MKKAFTMMELIFVIVVIGILAAVALPRLFTGISDAKLAKAKTQIATVRSGISSLYSKNILAGNSDQCPELERSITDVKVFENVVQGGIPENQSDVNWRYDNNSSTETNYTLTIDNQEGNFTYEKNSSLGCPFSCVNGPLCNKLQ; via the coding sequence GTGAAAAAAGCTTTTACAATGATGGAGCTTATTTTTGTTATAGTCGTAATAGGAATATTAGCCGCAGTGGCACTTCCAAGACTTTTTACGGGTATTAGTGATGCAAAGCTTGCTAAAGCAAAAACTCAAATAGCGACCGTAAGAAGCGGTATTTCTTCACTTTATTCTAAAAATATCCTCGCAGGAAATTCTGATCAATGTCCGGAGCTTGAGAGAAGTATTACAGATGTGAAAGTTTTTGAAAATGTAGTTCAAGGCGGTATTCCGGAAAATCAAAGCGATGTGAATTGGAGATATGATAATAATTCTTCAACGGAAACAAATTATACTTTAACGATTGATAATCAAGAAGGAAATTTCACTTATGAGAAAAATTCTTCGTTAGGATGTCCTTTTAGTTGTGTTAACGGACCTTTATGCAATAAACTTCAATGA
- a CDS encoding primosomal protein N', which produces MRYYEIALLNTPNTFTYRSKNRYKKGDVVVVPLKNREVQGVVLKEVEKPEFECKDIISKIYEFDEKYMKIIEFISFYYFSSIGEAAGLFYLPPKLPKKEAFQSVKTQIVLTPKQQEAYDFLEKNEVSILFGDTGSGKTEIYIKLIEKTINENKEALFLLPEIAITSQMEKRLKKHFGENVAIWHSKVTKKTKEKILNELAEGKIKVVAGARSALFLPYNDLGLIIVDEEHDDSYKSESTPKYNAKDLAVLFGKTLNAKVVLGSATPLVSDLYKFPHFRLKGTYFNTTKKRYFTEHFDGFILSKIEEKLKQKKQTIIFVPTRAHFKYMICKNCGEAVKCKYCDVAMSIHKDKLALKCHYCNFTSPIPNVCPSCGSEEFLNERKGTSEIVEELKELFPDAVIEKFDRDIVTSKSRIDKLLKRFANKEIDILVGTQMLAKGHDYPDVALSIVLDIDFLLNSADYKARERAFALARQVEGRAGRKEDGEVIIQTLNPEFFDRSYEEFYKEEIEFRKDLGYPPFVRMCKVEFSDKKLEIAKENMMRFVNCIGEKEELMGYGEAPIFKLQNRYRFQVLFKGKNLHKIIYPCIDLKVAKADMDPVSFI; this is translated from the coding sequence ATGAGATATTACGAAATAGCGTTACTTAATACTCCTAATACTTTCACTTACCGAAGTAAAAACCGATATAAAAAAGGTGATGTTGTAGTTGTTCCTTTGAAAAATAGGGAAGTTCAAGGTGTTGTATTAAAAGAAGTTGAAAAACCTGAATTTGAATGTAAAGATATTATTTCAAAAATTTATGAGTTTGATGAAAAATATATGAAAATCATCGAATTCATAAGTTTTTATTATTTTTCTTCTATCGGTGAAGCTGCCGGGCTTTTTTATTTGCCACCAAAACTTCCGAAAAAAGAAGCTTTCCAATCTGTTAAAACGCAAATCGTTCTTACTCCAAAACAGCAAGAAGCATATGATTTTTTGGAAAAAAACGAAGTTTCGATACTTTTCGGTGATACGGGGAGTGGTAAAACGGAGATTTATATTAAGCTTATAGAAAAAACGATAAATGAAAATAAAGAAGCTCTGTTTTTACTACCTGAAATTGCTATTACTTCTCAAATGGAGAAGAGATTAAAAAAACATTTCGGAGAAAACGTAGCAATTTGGCATAGTAAGGTTACTAAAAAAACAAAAGAAAAAATTTTAAATGAGTTGGCAGAGGGTAAAATTAAGGTCGTAGCGGGTGCCAGAAGCGCTCTTTTTTTACCTTATAACGATTTGGGATTGATTATTGTGGATGAAGAACACGACGATAGTTATAAAAGCGAATCGACTCCTAAATATAACGCAAAAGATTTGGCCGTTCTTTTTGGAAAAACACTAAATGCCAAAGTGGTTTTGGGAAGTGCGACTCCACTTGTTAGCGATTTGTATAAATTTCCTCATTTTAGGCTTAAGGGGACATATTTTAACACCACTAAAAAAAGATATTTTACCGAGCATTTTGACGGATTTATTCTTTCTAAAATCGAAGAAAAACTAAAACAAAAAAAACAGACTATTATTTTCGTACCGACAAGAGCTCATTTTAAGTATATGATTTGTAAAAACTGCGGGGAAGCGGTTAAATGTAAATATTGTGATGTGGCAATGAGTATTCATAAAGATAAATTGGCTTTAAAATGTCACTATTGCAATTTTACTTCTCCTATTCCTAATGTTTGTCCTAGTTGCGGAAGTGAAGAGTTTTTAAACGAAAGAAAAGGTACGAGTGAAATAGTTGAAGAGCTTAAAGAGCTTTTTCCTGATGCCGTAATTGAAAAATTCGATAGAGACATAGTAACTTCAAAAAGCAGAATCGATAAACTTTTAAAAAGATTCGCCAATAAAGAGATTGATATTTTGGTCGGTACTCAAATGCTTGCAAAAGGACACGATTATCCGGATGTTGCATTATCTATCGTACTTGATATCGACTTTTTGTTAAATAGTGCCGATTACAAAGCAAGAGAGAGAGCTTTTGCGCTTGCGAGGCAGGTTGAGGGAAGGGCCGGAAGAAAGGAAGACGGAGAAGTTATTATTCAGACTTTAAATCCCGAGTTTTTTGATAGGAGTTATGAAGAATTTTATAAAGAAGAGATTGAGTTTAGAAAAGATTTGGGATATCCTCCGTTTGTTAGGATGTGTAAAGTTGAATTTAGTGATAAAAAATTGGAAATTGCAAAAGAAAATATGATGAGATTCGTCAATTGTATAGGAGAAAAAGAAGAGCTTATGGGATATGGAGAAGCTCCAATATTTAAACTTCAAAACAGATATCGTTTCCAAGTTCTTTTTAAAGGAAAAAATCTTCACAAAATAATCTATCCGTGTATAGATTTAAAAGTCGCAAAAGCGGATATGGACCCGGTGAGTTTTATTTAA
- a CDS encoding type II secretion system protein — protein sequence MRKAFTMIELIFVIVILGILAAVALPKFLGVAQQAHEGNLKSFVGTLNRTVAPTLWSKSISDGKDGNISYTDLEYYKGNDGNLTEYTDVPKEVKDMNLSFCDDPDNYKIVGWADKNVAGKNYFIACIGGNANHAPKFLLLRQTAPTNELTTAELGEANNSAITESTTSATFTGSGTTATGDILK from the coding sequence ATGAGAAAAGCATTTACAATGATCGAACTGATTTTCGTAATCGTAATTTTAGGGATTTTAGCTGCTGTAGCGCTTCCTAAATTTTTAGGTGTAGCTCAACAAGCACATGAAGGAAACCTAAAATCATTCGTTGGTACTTTAAACAGAACTGTAGCGCCAACACTTTGGAGTAAATCAATTTCTGACGGAAAAGACGGTAACATTTCGTACACTGACCTTGAATATTATAAAGGAAACGACGGAAACTTAACAGAGTATACTGACGTTCCAAAAGAAGTTAAAGATATGAACCTTTCATTCTGTGACGATCCAGATAACTACAAAATTGTAGGATGGGCGGATAAAAACGTTGCAGGTAAAAACTATTTTATAGCTTGTATAGGTGGTAATGCAAACCATGCGCCTAAATTTTTACTTTTAAGACAAACAGCACCAACAAATGAATTAACTACAGCTGAATTAGGTGAAGCTAATAACTCAGCTATTACTGAATCAACTACAAGTGCTACATTTACTGGTAGTGGTACGACAGCAACTGGAGATATCCTTAAATAA